Proteins encoded together in one Onychomys torridus chromosome 1, mOncTor1.1, whole genome shotgun sequence window:
- the LOC118595617 gene encoding 60S ribosomal protein L7a-like — protein MPKGKKAKEKKVAPAPAVVKKQEAKKVVNRLFEKRPKNFGIGQDIQPKRDLTRFVKWPRYIRLQQQRVPPVINQFTQALDRQTATQLLKLAHKYRPETKQEKKQRMLARAEKKAAGKGDVPTKRTPVLRAGDVDPIELVVFLPALCRKMGVPYCIIKGKARLGRLVHRKTCTTVAFTQVNSEDKGALTKLVEAIRTNYNDRYDEICRHWGGNVLGPKSVARIAKLEKAKAKELDTKLG, from the coding sequence ATGCCCAAGGGAAAGAAGGCCAAGGAGAAGAAGGTGGCCCCGGCCCCCGCCGTCGTGAAGAAACAGGAAGCCAAAAAGGTGGTGAATCGTTTGTTTGAGAAAAGGCCTAAGAACTTCGGCATTGGGCAGGACATCCAGCCCAAAAGAGATCTCACACGCTTCGTCAAATGGCCTCGTTACATTAGGCTGCAGCAGCAAAGAGTACCTCCTGTCATTAACCAGTTCACACAGGCCTTGGACAGGCAAACAGCTACCCAGCTGCTCAAGCTTGCCCACAAGTACAGGCCAGAGACAAAGCAGGAGAAAAAGCAAAGGATGTTGGCCCGTGCTGAGAAGAAAGCTGCTGGCAAAGGGGACGTCCCAACTAAGAGAACACCTGTCCTTCGAGCGGGGGACGTAGACCCCATTGAGCTGGTggtcttcctgcctgccctgtgtCGAAAGATGGGGGTCCCCTACTGCATCATCAAGGGAAAGGCCAGGCTGGGGCGGCTGGTGCACAggaagacatgcaccactgtaGCCTTCACACAGGTTAACTCGGAAGACAAGGGTGCTCTGACTAAGCTGGTGGAAGCTATTAGGACCAATTACAACGACAGATATGATGAGATCTGCCGCCACTGGGGAGGCAATGTCCTGGGTCCTAAATCTGTGGCTCGGATTGCCAAGCTGGAAAAGGCAAAGGCCAAAGAACTCGACACTAAATTGGGTTAA